In Peromyscus eremicus chromosome X, PerEre_H2_v1, whole genome shotgun sequence, the sequence caataagaattttaaaaggaaattagaTTATGCCCTCGTGACTTTTAAATCCTGTTTAAAATGGTTTGTCTTTCCAACTGGTCTGCAGCACAGTTGATTTAGGAAATGTCATTCGTGTCCAACTGTTACTGTGCCAAAACCAGTTCCACATTTAGCTTCAAAGGAGTATACAGATTtatcccttcccccctccctgttgtctgcctgcctccctcctttgccTAGCAACTGCTGACTTCACTAGCAGAACTCTGAGTGGAGAAAAAAGCAGTTGTTTCCTGCCTTCATTCCAGTTGCCAGACCTCTCTGAGACAGAAGGAAGAATCAATTCTCCAGACTACTCGGCTGCTCTGGGTGTTCAACTTGTCTGCTCTACCACCTCATGAAGGTGATCTTGATCTTATTTCCACATGGCTTGTACTGAAATCGGGTAAGTGCGAAACTGAGTAACTCTCAGTTTAAATTTGAAAGTAAAAGACTATTTGAATGTTATTACTGTGTTACTTGGGCAGGGACAAGAGGGTCGAAAGTGGTATTGGTGGGGATCACAGGCAAAAGTAAAAGAAGATGATAGTAGGTAAGAGTACTTATTTTAAGAGTACAAAACACTAatgattttaaatgtaaatttgaaATGAGTTACAAAGCCCTAAACAGTAGAGCTAAGTCATGAGGAACTTTAACAGATTCTGATATAGGTTAAATGAAAAGTAAGTTTTGGTAAAATTTAGTTTGACTATGTGGTGTATCATAAAGAAACAGAATGCTTAAATAGAATCTTTGACTTCTGTGAAAGAATGTAATGCCCtgtccctgcccccactccctAGAGACTTCTCATAACATTCCTGCCAGAATCTGAATTCTGGGCTTAGTCGGTTAGCTGCTGCTATTTTCTGTCAACTAGGAAACCAACTAGGCTATATAGGCACTTTTTACTACCTTTGACTGATAATCGAAAGGCACACAGCGCAGCTGTTGTTGGTGATCATGTAATCTGGTATTAAAGGGACTTCTGGTGATGTGGGGGGTGTCAGTAGGATAAGAAAGTATTTGCCagactacatagagaaaaaaaaaaaaaacctgtagtcCTTCATTCCCTGTATGTTCCAGGAATTTAATCACGTGCTTGAAATATTTTCTATGaaatatatttccattttaattaaatattcatttctgtttttgtaagGCTTGAAGGGCATAGCTGTTCATCCATAATGGTACCTGTGGACAAAAATGGAAGCAGGGAGGCACGCCACAATGTGCCACTTTGGTGTCTGAAGTGCATGCGGAAGGATGATGAAGATGATACAGAGTGCTGGGCCCGCCCTCGGGTCCCCCTGAGACGCCCCTTCACTGTGCCGATACCAGGAGCCTGCATTCTTGAAAATCCAAGAGCTCTGAGACAACCTTTTACATTAACACCTGCTATTGAGAAAGAGTCCCTAGCAACAGAAGTAAACAGCTTGGAGGGCCTGGAGAGCCAGAACAAGAAGGATCATGATTCTATTAATATGTCCCAGGAAATCTCTGGAAGCCCAATGGCACTGATGATCGGAGGCCCAAGAGCTGTTAGTGCGGTTAGTGAGGGAAAGGGCAATAGCTCAAAACCATATATGCCTGTGCCTAGATCCCAAGGGTTCTTTCCACCAAGGGGCCCACAGTCACGAGGCCCTCGATATGTCCCCACACTTAGATCGGGGATAATGATGGAGGTGACTCCAGGAAATGGTAGAATGGCATACAATGGCAGCCTGGCCCATGTTTCTTTCCCACTGGGAAGCCCAAGGCACCCCGTGGATAATTGGCAGCAGAGACCTCCTCTCCATTTGTCAACCAGTGTTTCAGGCTTACCTTGCTCTACTGCTTACTGCTTCATGCCACCTCAACCAACAGCATTCACTCCCGTTCCTGTGATGCCGTCTCCCTTTGCTTCTCCCCTGAGATTTGGC encodes:
- the Prr32 gene encoding proline-rich protein 32; protein product: MACTEIGLEGHSCSSIMVPVDKNGSREARHNVPLWCLKCMRKDDEDDTECWARPRVPLRRPFTVPIPGACILENPRALRQPFTLTPAIEKESLATEVNSLEGLESQNKKDHDSINMSQEISGSPMALMIGGPRAVSAVSEGKGNSSKPYMPVPRSQGFFPPRGPQSRGPRYVPTLRSGIMMEVTPGNGRMAYNGSLAHVSFPLGSPRHPVDNWQQRPPLHLSTSVSGLPCSTAYCFMPPQPTAFTPVPVMPSPFASPLRFGPPLLPYFFPYNTGAMHPPPYLN